The proteins below come from a single Candidozyma auris chromosome 3, complete sequence genomic window:
- the AVT7 gene encoding Avt7p gives MIVLAGVTSGYGLFLQVYTSKYVPTGHATFFNLCSITYPTLSVVFDIAIATQCFGCAISYLVLIGDLMPTIITEVSFISRENYKQFWTLSSAVLCVPLSFLKNLDSLKYTSVLGLAAIGYVAVLVVAQFVLGSVPASYKGEVSLFPQSVTGIFSTFSIVVFAFTGHQNMFSIINEARNKSLSSLSTLVNLAVIISGILFIIVGVAGYLTFGDLVNGNVVLSYPNAVSTTLGRFAIVFMVVFSFPLMIHPARISVNNIYFWTLVNVFGKTTHAANGESNSLLLPPDQDHDETSPLIPNNKAYLVPFPDSTFYAITAILLLVGYTAAISIKSFALVLAVVGATGSTAISFILPGLFGYKLIGSESDDPSSLERILKVLGLCLTIWGVTVMVVCLYSSLAL, from the coding sequence ATGATAGTTCTTGCAGGAGTTACTTCCGGGTATGGATTGTTTTTGCAAGTTTACACTTCTAAGTACGTTCCTACGGGCCATgcaaccttcttcaacctaTGTTCGATCACCTACCCGACGCTAAGCGTCGTTTTCGACATAGCTATTGCAACACAGTGTTTTGGGTGTGCCATTTCATATTTGGTATTGATTGGAGATTTGATGCCAACGATCATAACAGAAGTACTGTTTATCAGCAGAGAAAACTATAAGCAGTTCTGGACCCTTTCATCGGCCGTCTTGTGTGTCCCGCTTTCGTTTCTTAAGAATCTTGACTCCCTCAAATACACTTCGGTACTTGGGCTTGCGGCTATTGGATATGTCGCTGTGCTCGTTGTTGCCCAGTTTGTTTTAGGGAGTGTGCCAGCCTCTTACAAAGGTGAAGTCTCGCTTTTCCCTCAGTCTGTCACTGGTATCTTTTCAACATTCTCCATTGTCGTGTTTGCCTTTACGGGCCACCAGAACATGTTCTCTATCATCAATGAGGCCAGGAACAAGTCACTTTCGTCTCTCAGTACATTGGTCAACCTTGCAGTCATTATTCTGGGCATTCTATTTATTATCGTCGGAGTCGCCGGCTATCTTACATTTGGTGATCTTGTCAACGGCAACGTTGTTTTACTGTACCCTAATGCTGTTTCCACAACATTAGGACGCTTCGCTATTGTTTTCATGGTCGTGTTTTCTTTCCCGTTGATGATCCATCCAGCCCGAATTTCTGTAAATAACATCTATTTTTGGACATTGGTAAATGTCTTTGGCAAAACCACACATGCTGCCAATGGTGAATCAAACAGTTTACTTCTACCACCCGATCAAGACCATGACGAAACTTCACCACTTATTCCCAACAACAAGGCTTACCTCGTTCCATTCCCAGACTCCACATTCTATGCAATAACAGCTATTCTCCTTTTGGTTGGTTACACGGCTGCTATAAGCATCAAATCCTTCGCCCTCGTTTTAGCTGTCGTTGGCGCGACCGGTTCTACTGCCATCTCGTTTATCTTGCCAGGTCTCTTTGGTTATAAATTGATTGGCTCTGAATCAGATGACCCAAGCAGCCTCGAGAGAATTTTAAAGGTGTTAGGCTTATGTCTTACTATTTGGGGAGTCACCGTGATGGTGGTCTGCCTCTATTCGAGTTTGGCATTATGA